One genomic segment of Jaculus jaculus isolate mJacJac1 chromosome 2, mJacJac1.mat.Y.cur, whole genome shotgun sequence includes these proteins:
- the LOC101609559 gene encoding translationally-controlled tumor protein-like yields MIIYRVLISHDELFSDIYKIREIADSLCLEVEGKMVSRTEGNIDDSLIGGNASAEGPEGEGTESTVVAGVDIVMNHHLQETSFTKEAYKKYIKDYMTSLKGKLEEQKLESVKPFMTGAAEQIKHILANFNNYQLFVGENMNPDGMVALLDYREDGVTPFMIFFKDGLEMEKR; encoded by the coding sequence ATGATCATCTACCGGGTCCTCATCAGCCACGATGAGCTGTTCTCTGACATCTACAAGATCCGGGAGATCGCGGACAGCCTGTGCCTGGAGGTGGAGGGCAAGATGGTCAGTAGGACGGAGGGTAACATCGATGACTCGCTCATCGGTGGAAACGCCTCCGCTGAAGGCCCAGAGGGCGAAGGTACTGAAAGCACAGTAGTCGCCGGTGTTGACATTGTCATGAACCATCACCTTCAGGAAACCAGCTTCACAAAAGAGGCCTACAAGAAGTACATCAAAGATTACATGACATCACTCAAAGGCAAACTTGAAGAACAGAAACTGGAAAGCGTAAAGCCTTTTATGACAGGGGCTGCAGAGCAAATCAAGCACATTCTTGCTAATTTCAATAACTACCAGCTTTTTGTTGGTGAAAATATGAATCCAGATGGCATGGTTGCTCTCCTGGACTACCGTGAGGATGGTGTAACTCCTTTCATGATTTTCTTTAAGGATGGTTTAGAAATGGAAAAACGTTAA